Proteins encoded by one window of Candidatus Sumerlaea chitinivorans:
- a CDS encoding ABC-type probable sulfate transporter, ATPase component, translating to MAVELRNVSKTYVQRGNGSTRRILALAPLTLTVEKGEFFAIIGPSGCGKSSLLNLIAGFERPDTGEVLVEGKRVERPGPDRAVVFQEAGLMPWMTVLGNVEYGLKLRGIPKTERRERAMHFLKMVHLSKYAHALPHELSGGMRQRVSIARALALEPNVLLMDEPFSALDAQTRDVLHDELQRIWFETHVTIIFVTHNINEAVYLADRVLIMTAPPGSIKRLVRVPFARPRVSSSADLRVFAGQLHTSIREEVEKVAAREFDEDWTPELQVQPTPDPASGI from the coding sequence ATGGCAGTTGAATTACGAAACGTCAGCAAAACTTATGTGCAGCGCGGCAACGGTTCGACTCGCCGTATTCTTGCTTTGGCGCCGCTTACGCTGACGGTTGAAAAGGGTGAGTTCTTTGCAATCATCGGCCCGTCGGGTTGTGGCAAGTCCTCGCTACTGAACCTTATCGCAGGTTTCGAGCGCCCCGACACCGGCGAAGTGCTGGTGGAGGGAAAACGTGTGGAAAGGCCGGGGCCGGATCGCGCGGTCGTCTTTCAAGAGGCTGGACTTATGCCTTGGATGACCGTGCTGGGTAATGTCGAGTACGGCCTCAAGCTACGGGGTATTCCAAAGACTGAGCGCCGCGAGCGCGCCATGCATTTTCTGAAAATGGTGCATCTGTCGAAATATGCTCACGCCTTGCCCCATGAGTTATCGGGGGGGATGCGTCAGCGAGTAAGCATCGCCCGCGCACTGGCGCTTGAGCCGAACGTCCTACTCATGGACGAGCCATTTAGCGCATTGGATGCACAAACGCGAGATGTGCTCCACGACGAGCTGCAACGCATTTGGTTCGAAACTCATGTCACCATCATTTTCGTAACGCACAACATTAATGAAGCCGTGTACCTTGCGGATCGCGTGTTGATCATGACGGCGCCACCCGGTTCCATCAAACGGTTGGTGCGGGTCCCCTTTGCGCGCCCACGCGTGAGCTCTTCCGCCGACCTACGGGTCTTCGCCGGGCAGCTTCACACCTCCATTCGGGAGGAAGTGGAGAAAGTTGCGGCCCGCGAGTTCGATGAGGACTGGACGCCCGAGCTACAAGTGCAACCGACTCCAGATCCGGCAAGTGGGATTTAA
- a CDS encoding Cysteine synthase, which yields MGRIYQNILETIGNTPLVRLNKVTDGAPATVLAKLEFFNPLASVKDRIGAAMVEWLEKNKGIRPETHVLIEPTSGNTGIALAFVAAAKGYRLILTMPETMSIERRKLLKILGARLVLTEGTKGMKGAIAKAEELAQKIPNAIIPQQFANPANPEIHRRTTAEEIWNDTDGQVDMIVAGVGTGGTITGVAEVIKARKPSFKAIAVEPANSPVLSGGAPGPHKLQGIGAGFVPEVLNTKILDEIITVREEDAAVYSKRMAKEEGIPVGISSGAAVWAACQVAKRKEAEGKMIVVIIPSPAERYLSSWLFADVDVESDDVEAEFGVK from the coding sequence ATGGGACGCATTTATCAGAACATTCTCGAGACAATAGGGAATACCCCGTTGGTGCGTCTAAACAAAGTCACGGACGGTGCTCCCGCCACTGTTCTTGCAAAACTGGAGTTCTTTAACCCTTTAGCGAGCGTCAAGGACCGCATCGGCGCGGCCATGGTGGAATGGCTCGAAAAGAACAAAGGCATCCGTCCGGAAACCCATGTGTTGATTGAACCAACAAGTGGCAACACTGGCATTGCGCTGGCGTTCGTGGCGGCAGCAAAGGGCTATCGTCTCATCCTCACGATGCCCGAGACGATGTCCATCGAGCGACGCAAATTGCTTAAGATCCTTGGGGCGCGTCTTGTACTTACCGAAGGAACAAAAGGAATGAAAGGGGCGATCGCAAAAGCTGAAGAGCTGGCCCAGAAAATTCCCAATGCAATTATCCCCCAGCAATTTGCAAATCCGGCAAATCCGGAGATTCATCGGCGTACAACTGCCGAAGAGATTTGGAATGACACTGATGGTCAGGTTGACATGATTGTCGCGGGTGTGGGCACGGGCGGCACCATCACCGGCGTGGCCGAGGTCATCAAAGCACGAAAGCCCTCCTTCAAAGCCATCGCAGTAGAACCTGCAAATTCACCCGTGCTCAGTGGTGGCGCACCGGGTCCGCACAAGCTGCAAGGCATTGGCGCTGGGTTTGTTCCTGAGGTCCTGAACACGAAGATTTTGGATGAGATTATCACCGTACGCGAGGAAGACGCGGCAGTTTACTCGAAGCGCATGGCGAAAGAGGAAGGCATTCCGGTCGGCATCTCCAGCGGGGCTGCTGTCTGGGCAGCTTGTCAAGTCGCTAAGCGTAAGGAAGCCGAAGGCAAAATGATTGTCGTCATCATCCCCTCGCCTGCGGAACGCTACCTTAGCTCGTGGCTTTTCGCCGACGTAGACGTCGAAAGTGACGACGTGGAAGCTGAGTTTGGCGTAAAATAA
- a CDS encoding putative transcriptional regulator of sulfate adenylyltransferase, Rrf2 family, whose amino-acid sequence MRLTKKAEYAIRAMIALGRAGDQPVTIQRIATSQGLPKKFLEQILLALKAQGLVESHAGPHGGYRLARPTESISLADILNAVGDRLASRAGKRSRSSTGSSTLETLLEDIRRCVSAKTRQISLAQLCENSTTEKQVEELMWYI is encoded by the coding sequence ATGAGACTGACCAAGAAAGCAGAGTATGCGATTCGAGCAATGATTGCGCTGGGTCGGGCTGGAGATCAGCCCGTGACGATCCAGCGAATCGCCACGTCGCAAGGCCTTCCGAAAAAGTTTCTGGAACAAATACTCCTGGCCCTCAAAGCGCAAGGTCTGGTGGAAAGCCATGCAGGGCCTCACGGGGGATACCGTCTTGCACGCCCCACCGAGTCAATTTCGCTGGCAGATATTCTCAATGCAGTGGGCGATCGTTTGGCATCTCGGGCTGGAAAGCGCTCCCGGAGCTCGACCGGTTCCAGCACGCTTGAAACGCTACTTGAGGATATTCGTCGGTGCGTCAGTGCAAAAACTCGCCAGATTTCCCTCGCACAGCTCTGCGAGAATTCGACGACCGAAAAGCAAGTCGAAGAGTTGATGTGGTACATTTAA
- a CDS encoding DNA polymerase III delta prime subunit, translating to MTSRFGQVRSAQQHVFETLIGHDSAKIYLRNAVEMSALPHALLIHGPQGVGKLSLAYALAKYINCASQAPTNCSCSVCRKIASDAFADILIVEPRGAAGQITLAGWKAGRDESDGDPAYYRFIDTAPLEGVRKVLIIRQAERMNLALANFLLKLIEEPPSYLQIILITDRPGEILPTIRSRCAPVKLCPLNGAEMTQFVSAVAPDLAERNRALLLRLSAGSPGRLLEMLSTDPAKEQDAVAKEMNLFLENGFPALFRVARNLAGIGEQRGGGSADALTHTLNAMLAWFRDAMLAKVVCPTAFQRLSLHIEADTFGRFASGTSLEGLAEAFLATQQMAEYVPRQTDRQYVLELALSRIGRALRAR from the coding sequence ATGACGTCTCGCTTCGGTCAGGTACGCTCGGCTCAGCAGCACGTTTTTGAGACGCTCATTGGCCATGATTCGGCGAAAATCTATCTTCGCAATGCGGTTGAGATGAGTGCCTTACCCCATGCTCTTCTCATTCACGGGCCGCAAGGCGTGGGAAAGCTGAGTCTTGCCTACGCACTTGCCAAGTACATCAATTGTGCGTCGCAGGCACCCACGAACTGCTCGTGCTCCGTATGTCGAAAAATTGCTTCCGATGCGTTTGCAGACATCTTGATTGTCGAGCCCCGCGGTGCCGCTGGCCAGATTACACTTGCCGGCTGGAAGGCTGGACGCGATGAGTCCGACGGAGACCCAGCCTACTACCGATTCATTGATACTGCTCCATTGGAAGGGGTCCGCAAGGTACTCATCATCCGTCAAGCTGAGCGGATGAATCTTGCACTTGCGAACTTCCTATTGAAGCTGATTGAAGAGCCTCCTTCCTATTTACAAATTATCTTGATAACAGATCGGCCCGGGGAGATACTCCCGACGATCCGTTCGCGCTGCGCTCCGGTAAAACTGTGTCCATTAAACGGAGCGGAAATGACCCAATTTGTTTCAGCCGTTGCTCCAGATCTTGCGGAGCGAAATCGAGCGCTCTTACTCCGGCTTTCAGCTGGGAGTCCGGGAAGATTACTTGAAATGTTGAGCACTGACCCCGCAAAGGAACAAGACGCGGTTGCCAAGGAAATGAACCTTTTTCTCGAGAACGGATTTCCCGCTCTTTTCCGAGTGGCACGAAATCTTGCTGGGATAGGAGAGCAGCGCGGAGGAGGCTCTGCAGATGCTCTGACCCATACATTGAACGCCATGCTTGCATGGTTTCGGGATGCAATGTTGGCAAAAGTTGTTTGCCCAACAGCCTTTCAGCGTCTTTCCCTGCACATTGAAGCGGATACCTTTGGACGCTTTGCTTCGGGAACTTCGCTCGAAGGGCTTGCAGAAGCTTTTCTTGCGACCCAGCAAATGGCAGAGTACGTCCCTCGGCAAACAGATAGGCAGTACGTTCTTGAATTGGCGCTCAGTCGCATTGGGCGAGCACTCCGCGCCCGCTAA
- a CDS encoding Fe-S oxidoreductase, whose amino-acid sequence MSEMTPTRHDIMDRLAPYLLGVEKPGRYVGGELNTVVKPDDEVAVRVALAFPDVYEVGMSYHGFQILYELVNAVAEFQAERVYTPAPDFEAVLREHAIPLYTLETKRPLRETDVLAFSLPHELNYTNILTMLELGEVPVFSHDRTASDPIVIAGGHGAFNPEVLADFVDAFVIGDGEWALLQILETVKAWRKGQSPTGERQLVRYRGDGTRARRRAVPTFDSDEALNRRSWLREGAVSREDLLLSLAQIPGVYVPRFYECRYRPDGTLEKIVPTHPEVPAVVTKTNFDLRTHWGSVRPVVPLMRVVHDRFAIEIKRGCMTGCRFCQAGMITRPLRERSPQQILEIAREGIRNTGYEEISLLSLSSADYSQIIPLTRLLRAEFAQRGISLSLPSLRINAFDVELADEIGSVRKSGFTFAPEAGTERLRRVINKVVDEERFERTIEEVLKRGWRTLKFYFMCGLPTETQEDLDGIIRITEKAIELGKRYAGRNFQLNVSISPFVPKPQTPFQWHAQPTIEELERIYAYVESRLNKRYASLKKHNVYQSVIEGVLSRADRRVCSALYRAWQLGCRFDNWDESFRYDLWMQAFAETGIDPHWYACRERSRDEVLPWDHISASLGKDFLWKEKERSERAAVTTDCSTTKCAGCEACDFKEVKNILSAKEDGLVEELRREQKRKPEVPSPVSRIRFTYARRGALRYISHLDFARAVTLVLRRTELPLAYSHGFNPQARVQFAPPLPLGFLGEQELVDVWFTEPLLAEVALEAVRRIPLDGLEWLEASTVPLSAPALGADVVAADYRVAVGTDLIPPKLAERRIRDFLAAESWPIEIRKKDGTRRRDLKRSVQAIEWSATGSEVVFSVRMSFADNEHVNPVVALGHVLGLDLSARTHAARITLHLRSKPAPLLTA is encoded by the coding sequence ATGAGTGAAATGACGCCAACACGACATGACATCATGGATCGGCTTGCTCCGTACCTCCTTGGCGTTGAAAAGCCGGGGCGCTACGTGGGCGGTGAATTGAACACCGTGGTAAAGCCGGACGACGAGGTTGCAGTCCGCGTGGCACTCGCATTCCCCGACGTGTACGAAGTGGGGATGAGCTACCATGGCTTTCAAATCCTCTACGAACTGGTGAATGCGGTCGCCGAATTTCAAGCCGAGCGCGTTTACACCCCCGCTCCTGATTTCGAAGCGGTTCTGCGAGAGCACGCGATCCCGCTTTACACTCTGGAAACAAAGCGTCCACTTCGCGAGACCGACGTTTTGGCGTTTTCTCTCCCCCACGAGCTCAACTACACAAATATTCTCACCATGTTGGAGCTCGGTGAAGTACCGGTGTTTTCGCATGATCGCACCGCTTCGGATCCTATTGTGATCGCAGGCGGACACGGCGCGTTCAATCCGGAAGTGCTTGCCGACTTTGTGGATGCATTCGTGATTGGCGACGGCGAATGGGCTTTGCTGCAAATCCTTGAGACGGTCAAGGCTTGGCGAAAGGGCCAGTCGCCCACAGGTGAGAGGCAGTTAGTGCGTTATCGTGGGGATGGGACGCGTGCGCGGCGGCGCGCGGTTCCCACATTCGATTCGGACGAGGCATTGAATCGGCGTTCTTGGCTCCGTGAAGGGGCGGTGAGTCGCGAGGATCTTTTACTCAGCCTCGCGCAAATCCCGGGGGTGTACGTGCCCCGGTTTTACGAATGCCGATACCGTCCCGATGGCACGTTGGAGAAAATTGTGCCCACACACCCCGAAGTTCCCGCTGTGGTCACGAAAACAAATTTCGACCTTCGAACCCATTGGGGCAGCGTGCGGCCCGTTGTGCCACTCATGCGGGTTGTTCACGATCGCTTCGCCATCGAAATTAAGCGTGGCTGCATGACGGGCTGCCGATTTTGTCAGGCCGGCATGATCACTCGCCCTCTTCGGGAGCGAAGCCCTCAGCAGATTCTCGAAATCGCCCGAGAGGGCATTCGCAATACCGGTTACGAGGAGATTTCGCTGCTCTCGCTCTCAAGCGCAGATTATTCGCAAATCATTCCGCTCACGCGCTTGCTGCGCGCTGAGTTTGCCCAGCGAGGGATTTCCCTTTCGCTACCGTCCCTACGCATCAACGCTTTCGATGTCGAGCTGGCGGATGAAATTGGGTCGGTCCGTAAGAGCGGATTTACCTTTGCCCCAGAGGCTGGAACCGAGCGGTTGCGCCGCGTGATCAACAAGGTAGTGGATGAAGAGCGTTTCGAACGCACCATCGAGGAGGTCCTCAAGCGCGGCTGGCGGACGCTCAAGTTCTACTTTATGTGCGGCCTGCCGACCGAAACTCAGGAAGATTTGGACGGAATCATTCGAATTACGGAAAAAGCGATTGAGCTGGGAAAGCGCTATGCCGGGCGCAACTTTCAGCTCAATGTTTCGATCTCGCCGTTTGTGCCAAAACCTCAAACCCCATTCCAGTGGCACGCTCAGCCCACCATTGAGGAGCTGGAGCGAATCTATGCGTACGTGGAATCGAGGCTCAACAAGCGTTACGCTTCGCTGAAGAAACATAACGTTTATCAGAGTGTTATCGAAGGCGTTCTGAGTCGAGCGGATCGCCGCGTGTGCTCAGCTCTCTACCGAGCGTGGCAGTTGGGGTGCCGTTTTGATAATTGGGACGAAAGTTTCCGTTACGACCTGTGGATGCAAGCCTTTGCCGAAACCGGGATCGACCCGCACTGGTACGCCTGTCGCGAGCGAAGTCGCGATGAGGTCTTGCCGTGGGATCACATCAGTGCCTCACTCGGAAAGGATTTCCTGTGGAAAGAGAAGGAGCGCAGTGAACGCGCCGCAGTGACGACAGATTGCTCAACAACGAAATGCGCAGGGTGCGAAGCTTGCGATTTCAAAGAGGTCAAAAACATCCTCTCCGCCAAAGAGGATGGCCTCGTTGAAGAGTTACGTCGCGAACAAAAACGGAAACCAGAAGTTCCATCACCGGTCTCACGCATTCGGTTTACTTATGCACGTCGGGGGGCTCTGCGCTATATCTCACATTTGGATTTTGCGCGCGCCGTGACACTTGTTCTCAGGCGAACCGAACTCCCTCTCGCCTACTCCCACGGTTTCAACCCGCAAGCCAGAGTTCAGTTTGCTCCCCCACTTCCTTTGGGCTTCCTTGGCGAGCAAGAACTGGTAGATGTTTGGTTCACCGAGCCTCTCTTGGCAGAGGTGGCTCTGGAAGCCGTGCGACGTATCCCTCTCGATGGCCTCGAATGGTTGGAAGCGAGCACAGTTCCTCTCAGTGCGCCTGCCTTGGGTGCTGACGTCGTTGCTGCCGATTATCGCGTGGCTGTTGGGACAGATCTCATTCCGCCTAAGCTTGCTGAACGTCGTATTCGCGACTTTCTCGCTGCAGAAAGCTGGCCAATCGAAATTCGGAAAAAAGACGGCACTCGGCGGCGGGATTTGAAGCGTTCTGTCCAGGCGATCGAGTGGTCGGCAACCGGCTCAGAGGTAGTTTTCTCAGTAAGAATGTCGTTTGCGGACAATGAGCACGTGAACCCAGTCGTTGCGTTGGGTCATGTGCTTGGCTTAGATCTCAGCGCTCGCACGCACGCTGCCCGAATTACGCTACACCTGCGCAGCAAGCCGGCCCCCTTACTTACGGCTTAA